A portion of the Paenibacillus hamazuiensis genome contains these proteins:
- the pnp gene encoding polyribonucleotide nucleotidyltransferase gives MEKRIQMDLGGRPLILETGRLAKQANGAVMARYGETSVLCTVTASPGPKDLDFFPLTVNYEERLYSVGKIPGGFIKREGRPSEKAILAGRLTDRPIRPLFPEGFRNDVQVVAMVMSVDQDCSPEIAAMIGVSAALSISDVPFNGPIGGVIVGRVDGQFIINPTLEQADKSDVHLVVAGTKDAIMMVEAGADEVPEEVMLEAIMFGHDEIRKIVAMQEQFTAENGKPKMEVILHSVEPSVSEEVRAFAQARLVEAIKIPEKHARQEAIDAINAEAVEHFTAVYAETPEKMADVKETLYDIVKEEVRRLITHDKVRPDGRALDEIRPIECDISLLPRTHGSGLFTRGQTQALSVCTLGALGDVQILDGIDLEESKRFMHHYNFPPFSVGEARPLRPPGRREIGHGALGERALEPIIPSEVEFPYTIRLVSEVLESNGSTSQASICASTLALMDAGVPIKAPVAGVAMGLIKDGEHFSILTDIQGMEDHLGDMDFKVAGTAKGVTALQMDIKIDGIDRTILEQALEQAKKGRMFILNKMLERISEPKTNLSPYAPKILTMQINPDKIRDVIGAGGKVINKIIEETGVKIDIEQDGRVFIASSNEEMNEKARSIIEGIVREVIVGETYLGTVKRVEKFGAFVEILPGKEGLVHISQLSTERVAKTEDVVKIGDKITVKVTEIDQQGRINLSRKAVLTAEVSAQS, from the coding sequence ATGGAAAAACGAATTCAAATGGATTTGGGCGGAAGGCCCTTAATCCTCGAAACCGGACGCTTGGCGAAGCAAGCGAACGGCGCCGTGATGGCACGGTACGGTGAAACGTCCGTGTTATGTACGGTCACCGCATCTCCGGGTCCGAAGGACCTCGATTTCTTTCCGCTGACGGTGAATTACGAGGAACGGCTGTACTCGGTGGGTAAAATTCCGGGAGGTTTTATTAAAAGAGAAGGACGTCCGAGCGAAAAAGCAATTTTGGCCGGCCGCTTGACCGACCGACCGATTCGTCCGCTCTTCCCCGAAGGATTCCGCAACGACGTGCAGGTTGTAGCTATGGTGATGAGCGTCGATCAGGACTGCTCGCCGGAAATTGCCGCGATGATCGGCGTATCGGCAGCACTCAGCATCTCCGACGTGCCTTTTAACGGACCGATCGGCGGCGTTATCGTCGGTCGTGTTGACGGTCAATTCATTATCAACCCGACGCTGGAGCAGGCGGACAAAAGCGACGTGCATCTGGTCGTTGCCGGCACGAAAGACGCGATCATGATGGTCGAGGCGGGAGCGGACGAAGTGCCGGAGGAAGTCATGCTCGAAGCGATTATGTTCGGCCATGATGAAATTCGCAAAATCGTTGCGATGCAGGAGCAGTTTACGGCTGAAAACGGCAAACCGAAAATGGAAGTGATTTTACATAGCGTGGAGCCGTCGGTCAGCGAGGAAGTTAGAGCTTTCGCGCAGGCGCGGCTCGTCGAAGCGATCAAGATCCCGGAAAAGCATGCCCGCCAGGAAGCGATCGACGCGATCAATGCCGAAGCGGTCGAGCACTTTACCGCGGTGTATGCCGAAACGCCTGAGAAGATGGCCGACGTGAAGGAAACGCTGTATGATATCGTTAAGGAAGAAGTGCGCCGCCTGATTACACATGATAAAGTAAGACCGGACGGCCGCGCGCTCGATGAAATTCGTCCGATCGAATGCGATATCAGCTTGCTGCCTCGCACGCACGGCTCGGGACTGTTTACCCGCGGCCAAACGCAGGCGCTTAGCGTATGTACGCTCGGAGCGCTCGGCGACGTGCAAATTTTGGACGGCATCGATCTGGAAGAAAGCAAGCGGTTCATGCATCATTACAACTTCCCGCCGTTCAGCGTAGGGGAAGCGAGACCGCTCCGCCCGCCGGGCCGCCGCGAAATCGGTCATGGAGCGCTTGGCGAACGCGCGCTGGAGCCGATAATTCCATCGGAAGTGGAATTTCCGTATACGATCCGTCTCGTCTCTGAAGTTCTCGAATCGAACGGTTCGACATCGCAGGCGAGCATTTGCGCCAGCACCTTGGCGCTGATGGATGCGGGCGTACCGATTAAAGCGCCGGTAGCCGGGGTTGCGATGGGATTGATCAAGGACGGAGAGCATTTCTCCATTTTGACGGACATCCAAGGGATGGAAGACCATCTGGGCGATATGGACTTCAAAGTTGCCGGCACCGCCAAAGGGGTTACCGCACTGCAGATGGACATCAAGATCGACGGGATCGATCGGACGATTTTGGAGCAAGCTTTGGAGCAGGCGAAGAAGGGCAGAATGTTCATTTTGAACAAAATGCTGGAGCGCATCTCCGAGCCGAAAACGAATCTTTCGCCGTACGCGCCGAAAATCCTTACGATGCAGATCAACCCGGATAAAATCCGCGATGTCATCGGGGCAGGCGGTAAAGTCATCAACAAGATCATCGAAGAAACCGGCGTAAAAATCGATATCGAGCAGGATGGCCGCGTGTTTATCGCATCGTCCAATGAGGAGATGAATGAGAAAGCACGTTCCATCATCGAGGGCATCGTCCGCGAAGTCATCGTCGGCGAAACGTATCTCGGCACCGTCAAACGCGTGGAGAAATTCGGCGCTTTCGTTGAGATTTTGCCGGGCAAAGAAGGGCTTGTCCATATCTCGCAATTGTCAACCGAACGCGTCGCCAAAACGGAAGACGTCGTGAAGATCGGAGACAAAATTACCGTCAAGGTAACGGAAATCGATCAGCAAGGCCGCATCAATTTGTCGAGAAAAGCCGTGCTTACAGCCGAAGTTTCCGCACAATCCTAA
- the rpsO gene encoding 30S ribosomal protein S15: MALTQERKTQLIQTHKTHESDTGSPEVQIAILTENIVNLTNHLKTHKKDHHSRRGLLKMVGQRRKLLTYLKNKDVNRYSALIEKLGLRR, encoded by the coding sequence ATGGCATTGACGCAAGAGCGCAAAACGCAGCTGATTCAGACTCACAAAACGCATGAAAGCGATACGGGGTCTCCTGAAGTGCAAATCGCTATCCTGACGGAAAACATCGTTAACTTGACGAACCACTTGAAGACTCACAAGAAGGATCATCATTCCCGCCGTGGTCTTTTGAAAATGGTTGGTCAGCGCCGGAAGCTGTTGACGTACTTGAAAAACAAAGACGTTAACCGTTACAGCGCCCTGATTGAAAAACTCGGATTGCGCAGATAA